A single Thermoleophilia bacterium DNA region contains:
- a CDS encoding aminotransferase class I/II-fold pyridoxal phosphate-dependent enzyme, giving the protein MRAIEEYVELGQAEGIFPEVRVIQGASTNPIVRDADGHEVILFCSSNYLGLAGHPEVKSAVADALEIYGLGANGSRVISGTTDRHVALEAATAQLKGSEAAAAFSTGFMAAEGSIAAFGYVPHFARMCGVPLSTSQSATVISDSLNHASIIDGCHASRAKTAYYNHGDMDMLAEKLKQNRDRRVLVVTDGIFSMDGDIAPLPEILDLARQYGASVMVDDAHATGVLGASGKGTLEHFGLQPAGDILQMGTYSKSFGAIGGFVAASDEVVEYLRWAARPYMFSGSLPPCIVAGIMKAMEIAAREPERRQRLWENRDYLVRHMNALGFDTLGSETPIVPILIGDDETAERISRELYARGIFAPCVKWPAVARGQSRIRVTLMATHERQHLDRLVANLEDLGRAHGVI; this is encoded by the coding sequence GTGCGTGCAATTGAGGAGTACGTTGAGTTAGGTCAAGCGGAGGGGATCTTCCCTGAAGTCCGTGTGATCCAGGGTGCTTCAACCAACCCGATCGTGCGCGATGCCGACGGTCATGAGGTGATCCTCTTCTGCTCAAGCAACTATCTGGGGCTGGCTGGGCATCCCGAGGTGAAGTCGGCGGTGGCAGACGCTCTCGAGATCTATGGTCTTGGTGCCAATGGCTCACGTGTCATCTCCGGCACCACCGATCGCCACGTGGCTCTGGAAGCGGCCACCGCTCAGCTCAAGGGTAGCGAAGCCGCAGCGGCCTTCTCAACAGGGTTCATGGCGGCAGAAGGAAGTATTGCTGCTTTCGGGTACGTTCCCCATTTCGCGCGGATGTGTGGCGTGCCGCTGAGCACCAGCCAGAGCGCCACGGTCATATCCGACTCACTCAATCACGCAAGTATCATCGATGGCTGTCACGCGTCACGAGCCAAGACCGCGTACTACAACCACGGCGACATGGACATGCTGGCCGAGAAGTTGAAGCAGAATCGTGACCGACGCGTTCTCGTGGTAACAGATGGCATCTTCAGCATGGACGGCGACATTGCGCCTCTCCCGGAGATTCTCGATCTCGCTCGTCAGTACGGCGCATCTGTCATGGTCGACGATGCTCACGCCACAGGGGTGCTCGGTGCTTCGGGAAAGGGGACGCTGGAGCACTTCGGACTACAGCCTGCCGGTGACATCCTTCAAATGGGCACGTACTCGAAGTCGTTCGGAGCTATCGGCGGCTTCGTGGCGGCGAGTGACGAAGTGGTCGAGTACCTTCGCTGGGCGGCGCGTCCATACATGTTCTCGGGATCATTGCCGCCGTGCATCGTCGCCGGAATCATGAAGGCGATGGAGATCGCGGCGCGAGAGCCGGAAAGGCGACAGCGTCTTTGGGAGAACCGCGACTATCTGGTGCGGCACATGAATGCCCTTGGGTTCGATACGCTGGGAAGTGAGACGCCAATTGTCCCCATCCTCATTGGAGATGACGAGACGGCGGAGCGGATCTCGCGAGAGCTCTACGCTCGAGGCATCTTCGCTCCGTGCGTGAAGTGGCCGGCCGTTGCGCGCGGCCAAAGCAGGATCAGAGTGACGCTGATGGCGACTCACGAGAGACAGCATCTCGATCGACTTGTCGCGAATCTGGAGGATCTGGGACGCGCTCACGGCGTCATTTAG
- a CDS encoding MBL fold metallo-hydrolase: MIDGLHWLGHDSFRIDGSCVVYVDPWKLPPGAPSADLILVTHEHFDHFSIEDIRKIAVPGTTVVGPQSVASQLAGEEILTVIAVSAGDVVTAGSAVIAAVPAYNVDKYRSPGELFHPREAGGVGYVVDLDGRRIYHAGDTDAIPEMRGVDCDIALVPVGGTYTMTVEEAASACSFLDAALVVPMHYGDIVGRHSDALRFAELCRLPVAILPVDRA; this comes from the coding sequence ATGATCGATGGACTTCATTGGCTCGGACATGACTCATTTCGCATCGACGGCTCGTGCGTGGTCTATGTTGATCCATGGAAGCTTCCGCCTGGGGCGCCGTCGGCAGACCTGATCCTCGTCACGCACGAGCATTTCGATCACTTCAGCATTGAAGATATCCGCAAGATCGCGGTGCCTGGTACGACTGTCGTGGGGCCGCAGTCGGTCGCCTCCCAGCTTGCGGGCGAAGAGATCCTCACGGTCATCGCAGTCTCCGCTGGGGATGTGGTCACGGCAGGATCTGCCGTCATTGCGGCGGTGCCTGCCTATAACGTCGACAAGTACCGCAGTCCTGGGGAGCTCTTTCATCCGCGTGAGGCTGGCGGGGTTGGCTATGTAGTGGACCTGGATGGACGGCGGATCTACCATGCCGGGGACACAGATGCCATTCCGGAGATGCGCGGTGTCGACTGCGACATTGCTCTCGTGCCCGTTGGTGGTACCTACACGATGACAGTGGAAGAGGCAGCGTCAGCCTGCAGCTTCCTCGACGCAGCCCTTGTGGTGCCTATGCACTACGGCGACATCGTGGGACGTCACTCGGACGCACTGCGCTTTGCGGAACTGTGCCGCTTGCCGGTCGCGATACTGCCGGTCGACAGGGCATGA
- a CDS encoding cold-shock protein has translation MPQGRVKWFSAEKAYGFIEQENDNDIFVHVTGLAHGVTTLEKDELVEYETEQGRKGPQATNVRPASATSAPGEATEESEQ, from the coding sequence GTGCCCCAGGGTAGAGTCAAATGGTTCTCAGCGGAGAAGGCGTACGGCTTCATCGAGCAAGAGAACGACAACGACATCTTCGTGCATGTCACCGGCCTCGCGCACGGCGTCACGACTCTCGAGAAGGATGAGCTCGTCGAGTACGAGACCGAGCAGGGGCGCAAGGGGCCGCAAGCGACGAACGTTCGTCCGGCGAGCGCCACGTCGGCACCGGGCGAAGCGACTGAGGAATCCGAGCAGTAG
- the metW gene encoding methionine biosynthesis protein MetW, whose amino-acid sequence MRRLDYKLIESLVPRGATVLDLACGDGELLAELVSGKGVRGSGVELSQEAVQACVGRGLSVFHGDLDEGLADFEDGSHDVVILSMSLQQLRRPRMIVREMARVGKLAIVSFPNFAHWGARAQLCLAGRMPVSRELPYAWWDTPNIHLCTIRDFRHLCQEEGLEIRQELFLGGLDKRPLRRAHLPNLLARVAICTVCRK is encoded by the coding sequence ATGCGCCGCCTTGACTACAAGCTCATTGAGAGCCTCGTGCCTCGGGGAGCGACCGTTCTTGATCTCGCCTGCGGCGACGGCGAGTTGCTTGCCGAGCTTGTCTCGGGGAAGGGCGTGCGCGGGAGTGGTGTCGAGCTGTCGCAGGAGGCTGTCCAGGCTTGTGTAGGGCGCGGTCTATCGGTCTTTCATGGCGATCTCGACGAGGGCCTCGCTGATTTCGAGGACGGCTCGCACGATGTCGTCATCCTTAGCATGAGCCTGCAGCAGCTCCGTCGGCCGCGCATGATCGTTCGTGAGATGGCTCGCGTCGGGAAGCTTGCGATCGTGAGCTTTCCGAACTTCGCGCACTGGGGCGCGCGTGCCCAGCTGTGTCTCGCCGGACGTATGCCTGTTTCGCGCGAGCTTCCGTATGCTTGGTGGGACACGCCGAACATCCACCTCTGCACGATCCGCGACTTCAGGCATTTGTGTCAGGAAGAAGGGCTCGAGATTCGCCAAGAGCTCTTTCTGGGTGGGCTCGACAAGCGGCCGCTGCGTCGCGCCCATCTGCCGAATCTCCTCGCACGCGTCGCCATCTGCACTGTCTGCCGCAAGTAG
- a CDS encoding homoserine O-acetyltransferase, protein MSEEPLYTKEIGDVALGLGDDAGSAGVVKTRSVTFGAPDQRLNLEGGGSLLPFTLAYETYGTLSDRKDNAILVEHALSGDAHCAGRHAPDDKRPGWWDMLIGPGKALDTEKYFVICSNVIGGCGGSTGPSSVNPQVGLPYGTDFPMITIADMVNAQVMLVDHLGIDRLLAVVGGSMGGMQALEWAIAHPQRLHLCVPMATAARQPTQAIAFNEVGRQAIMADPDWRGGHYYGGSSPSKGLSVARMVGHITYLSDEAMQEKFGRRLRDIHDYSFTFSADFEVESYLRHQGLSFTGRFDANTYLYITRALDYFDLTRQHGSLVKAFRDVRARFLVLAFSSDWLHPPYQLKEIVGALRATHKHVSYYEVASHYGHDAFLLEREKMEGVVSAFLASGARTFAPEL, encoded by the coding sequence ATGAGCGAAGAACCTCTGTACACAAAGGAGATCGGCGATGTCGCCCTTGGTCTCGGCGATGATGCCGGATCGGCCGGCGTCGTCAAGACACGATCTGTGACGTTCGGTGCGCCCGATCAGCGCTTGAACCTCGAGGGCGGTGGCTCCCTTCTCCCGTTCACGCTTGCCTACGAGACCTACGGGACGCTTAGCGATCGCAAGGACAACGCCATCCTCGTCGAGCATGCCCTCTCGGGCGATGCGCACTGCGCGGGTCGTCACGCTCCCGACGACAAGCGCCCAGGCTGGTGGGACATGCTCATCGGGCCCGGCAAAGCGCTCGACACGGAGAAGTACTTCGTCATATGTTCGAATGTGATCGGCGGCTGTGGCGGTTCGACCGGTCCATCGTCGGTCAACCCACAGGTGGGCCTGCCCTACGGAACCGACTTTCCAATGATCACCATTGCCGACATGGTGAATGCACAGGTGATGCTCGTGGACCATCTGGGCATCGACAGGCTTCTCGCAGTAGTCGGCGGCTCGATGGGGGGAATGCAGGCCCTTGAGTGGGCCATCGCTCATCCGCAACGTCTGCACCTATGCGTTCCGATGGCCACGGCGGCGCGGCAACCGACGCAGGCCATCGCTTTCAATGAAGTTGGGCGTCAGGCGATCATGGCCGATCCCGACTGGCGCGGCGGTCACTACTATGGTGGTTCGTCGCCATCCAAGGGGCTCAGTGTGGCGAGGATGGTTGGGCACATCACCTATCTGAGCGACGAAGCGATGCAGGAGAAGTTCGGCCGCCGCTTGCGGGATATCCATGACTATTCATTCACCTTCTCAGCCGACTTCGAGGTAGAAAGCTACCTCCGGCATCAGGGACTGTCATTCACCGGACGCTTCGATGCGAACACGTATCTCTACATCACCCGAGCCCTCGACTACTTCGATCTTACGCGGCAGCATGGCAGCCTCGTGAAAGCCTTCAGAGACGTGCGCGCTCGATTCCTCGTGCTGGCGTTCAGCAGCGACTGGCTTCATCCCCCCTACCAACTCAAGGAGATCGTTGGAGCATTGCGTGCGACGCACAAGCATGTCAGCTACTACGAGGTTGCTTCTCACTACGGCCATGATGCGTTTCTTCTCGAGCGGGAGAAGATGGAGGGCGTCGTCAGCGCGTTTCTGGCGAGCGGGGCGCGCACGTTCGCGCCCGAGCTGTAG
- a CDS encoding homocysteine synthase, whose translation MTRESSALALGFETLALHAGQEPDSATNSRAVPIYQTTSYVFDDAEHAADLFALRRPGNIYTRIMNPTNDVFEKRVAALEGGVGALAFASGSSAITFAILNIAGAGDHIVSANSLYGGTYNLFVHTLPRFGVEIDLIDPSDPENFRRAIKANTKAIYAETVGNPKLDTLDIEAVAAVAHEAGVPLIIDNTLATPYLVKPIEHGADLVVHSATKFIGGHGTSIGGVVVDAGRFNWAQNDRFPGLVEPDPSYHGLRFFEALGSQAYITKLRVSLLRDIGAALSPFNAFLFLQGLETLHLRMERHSTNAQRVAEHLETHERVSWVSYPGLSSHATHALARRYHHRRLYGAIIGFGIKGGREAGRRFVENTELLSHLANIGDAKSLVIHPATTTHSQLTQEEQLSTGVTDDFIRLSIGIEAADDIIADIDQALARA comes from the coding sequence ATGACTCGTGAGTCATCTGCGCTGGCCTTGGGATTCGAGACACTCGCCCTGCACGCCGGCCAAGAGCCGGATTCAGCCACCAACTCGCGAGCTGTACCGATCTACCAAACCACGTCGTACGTCTTTGACGACGCCGAGCACGCCGCCGACCTATTCGCCCTGCGGAGGCCCGGCAACATCTACACGCGCATCATGAATCCGACCAACGATGTCTTCGAGAAGCGCGTCGCGGCGCTTGAAGGGGGAGTCGGTGCGCTTGCCTTCGCGTCCGGATCGTCGGCGATCACCTTCGCGATTCTCAACATTGCTGGCGCCGGCGACCACATCGTCAGCGCGAATAGTCTCTACGGCGGAACGTACAACCTCTTTGTTCACACGCTTCCGCGTTTCGGTGTGGAGATCGATCTCATTGATCCTTCAGATCCGGAGAACTTCCGTCGAGCGATCAAAGCCAACACAAAGGCCATCTACGCCGAGACCGTCGGCAATCCAAAGCTGGACACACTCGATATCGAGGCGGTGGCTGCCGTGGCACACGAAGCCGGCGTGCCCTTGATCATCGACAACACACTCGCTACACCCTATCTGGTGAAGCCAATTGAGCACGGTGCGGATCTCGTCGTCCATTCCGCTACCAAGTTCATCGGCGGCCACGGAACCTCGATCGGAGGAGTTGTGGTCGATGCTGGGCGCTTCAACTGGGCGCAGAACGACAGATTCCCTGGCTTGGTCGAGCCGGACCCAAGCTACCATGGGTTGCGTTTCTTCGAGGCGCTTGGCTCTCAAGCATACATCACCAAACTCCGCGTGAGCCTGCTCCGCGACATTGGAGCAGCACTGTCGCCGTTCAATGCCTTCCTCTTCCTGCAGGGGCTAGAGACCCTGCACTTGCGCATGGAGCGACATAGTACGAATGCGCAGCGCGTCGCCGAGCACCTCGAAACGCACGAGCGCGTGAGCTGGGTGAGCTACCCTGGATTGTCGTCGCACGCAACGCACGCCCTCGCCCGTCGGTACCATCATCGACGTCTCTACGGCGCCATAATCGGTTTCGGCATCAAGGGAGGGCGAGAGGCTGGGCGACGCTTCGTGGAGAACACGGAGCTCCTTTCTCATCTCGCAAACATTGGCGATGCCAAGAGTCTGGTGATCCACCCGGCTACGACGACACATTCTCAACTCACTCAGGAGGAGCAACTCTCGACTGGAGTCACGGACGACTTCATTCGCCTCTCGATCGGCATTGAGGCGGCGGACGACATCATCGCGGACATTGATCAGGCGCTTGCCAGGGCGTAG
- a CDS encoding Rrf2 family transcriptional regulator — translation MTSLSAKSEYAIKALVCLALAPTEEPVLGREIVAFADVPPKYLDQVMHDLRRSGFVESRRGARGGYVLLRDPASITFLEVAETIDGSCGGKGRMRPHDQAEVLVAPVWDELEECRRTILQTATIARAAARAVVEPMYHI, via the coding sequence ATGACGTCGCTTTCGGCGAAGAGTGAGTACGCCATCAAGGCACTGGTGTGCTTGGCGCTGGCGCCCACCGAGGAACCGGTGCTTGGCAGAGAAATCGTCGCCTTTGCTGATGTGCCCCCCAAATACCTTGATCAGGTGATGCACGATCTTCGGCGCAGTGGGTTTGTGGAAAGTCGACGTGGTGCTCGGGGTGGCTACGTGCTGTTGAGGGATCCGGCGTCGATCACCTTCCTCGAGGTGGCCGAGACAATCGACGGGTCATGCGGCGGCAAAGGCCGAATGCGCCCTCACGACCAGGCCGAGGTTCTGGTCGCTCCGGTTTGGGACGAGCTGGAAGAATGCCGTCGAACCATTCTGCAGACGGCCACCATCGCCCGAGCGGCGGCTCGCGCGGTTGTGGAGCCGATGTATCACATCTGA
- the murB gene encoding UDP-N-acetylmuramate dehydrogenase has product MPKLNDILRRELPGLEEAAPLAPCSAYGVGGPAEYLFRAATTNALVHAVRTAREHGVPLTVLGRGTNVLISDAGIDGLTVLVRSIAWASDGRTLRAEAGVELPSLVLDLAARGLAGLEFAGNIPGSIGGAVVGNAGAYGRSVSDTLVSVHYMDGRTEHVRPAEELEFGYRESIFKKRPDLVVLSATFQLHHGNAEALLAEVAADAELRRSKHPLDVSSCGSFFKNPSRELPAARLIEDAGLKGFSFGKAQVSPKHANFLVALPGATAADIDALASEVKRRVFAYSRYELIEEVRRLGRE; this is encoded by the coding sequence GTGCCCAAGCTCAACGACATCCTAAGGCGCGAGCTCCCCGGCCTCGAGGAGGCCGCTCCCCTCGCTCCGTGCTCCGCCTACGGCGTGGGCGGACCCGCAGAGTACCTCTTTCGCGCGGCAACGACGAACGCCCTCGTGCACGCCGTGAGAACCGCGCGGGAGCACGGCGTCCCGCTCACCGTGCTCGGAAGAGGAACCAACGTCCTCATCTCCGACGCGGGCATCGATGGGCTGACGGTCTTGGTGCGCTCCATCGCCTGGGCGTCTGACGGAAGGACTCTACGCGCTGAGGCCGGCGTCGAACTCCCGTCGCTCGTCTTGGATCTCGCGGCGCGCGGGCTCGCCGGCCTGGAGTTCGCCGGCAACATACCGGGGTCGATTGGCGGTGCCGTCGTCGGCAATGCCGGCGCCTACGGCCGGTCGGTCAGCGACACGCTCGTGAGCGTGCACTACATGGACGGCCGCACCGAGCACGTGAGGCCCGCCGAGGAACTAGAGTTCGGCTATCGAGAAAGCATCTTCAAGAAGCGCCCGGATCTCGTGGTGCTGTCGGCAACATTCCAGCTGCATCACGGCAATGCGGAGGCGCTGCTCGCCGAAGTGGCTGCCGACGCAGAGCTCCGCCGCAGCAAGCACCCGCTGGATGTCAGCAGTTGCGGGAGCTTCTTCAAGAATCCATCACGGGAGTTGCCGGCAGCCCGCTTGATCGAGGACGCCGGACTCAAGGGGTTCAGCTTCGGCAAGGCACAGGTGAGCCCCAAGCACGCCAACTTCCTCGTGGCTCTTCCCGGCGCCACGGCAGCGGACATTGACGCCCTCGCCTCCGAGGTCAAGCGCCGAGTCTTCGCCTACAGCCGTTACGAGCTCATCGAGGAGGTGCGGCGCCTCGGGCGCGAGTGA
- a CDS encoding RNA polymerase sigma factor, which yields MPHDLADRLANGEPEARVEFFRRYAPQARRILFLQGYCDEVDDAVQDVFIKVFRAKIPPHATLLPWFYRIILNTGRDHGRRRRSRLGLVERLQRVAPETVDYGPTTPVDPALVEAVAALPPELRECVALRFFADLALDEIATAQHVPVGTVKSRLHTAMKRLRASLIAAGYGHD from the coding sequence CTGCCGCACGACCTCGCAGATCGGCTCGCCAACGGCGAGCCCGAGGCGCGCGTCGAGTTCTTCCGCCGCTACGCGCCTCAGGCGCGTCGAATTCTCTTCCTACAAGGTTACTGCGACGAGGTCGACGACGCCGTGCAAGATGTGTTCATCAAGGTCTTTCGCGCCAAGATACCGCCCCATGCAACCCTGCTGCCGTGGTTCTACCGCATCATTCTCAATACCGGTCGCGATCATGGGCGGCGGCGGCGATCCCGTCTTGGCCTCGTCGAGAGACTGCAGCGTGTGGCGCCCGAGACTGTCGACTACGGCCCGACGACACCCGTGGATCCGGCGCTCGTGGAGGCCGTAGCGGCACTTCCGCCCGAGCTACGCGAATGTGTCGCCTTGCGCTTCTTCGCCGATCTCGCACTCGACGAGATCGCGACCGCGCAACACGTCCCTGTAGGTACAGTGAAGTCACGTCTCCACACCGCCATGAAACGCCTCCGAGCTTCCTTGATCGCGGCAGGATACGGTCATGACTGA
- a CDS encoding class I SAM-dependent methyltransferase: MIAASNDERRDDTEHPANTTRQRYFSDAKPILLRLIDPRGLRILDLGCGGGHNGALLRRAGARSVAGVERDADACAMARANLDVVAQCDLAEFDPTVFGPEPFDALLASDVLEHLHDPEIVLERALRQLKPGGLVVASIPNVAHVVVFLNLLRKRWPRRDSGIFDRTHVRFFAKHDMIALLEQQGLLVERVVPYYTRYRTIRLACLVLSLYVFRDFWARQFLLVARKPAAASPSDPRRDD; encoded by the coding sequence ATGATCGCAGCGTCCAACGACGAGCGACGCGACGATACGGAGCACCCAGCGAACACTACCCGCCAGCGCTACTTCAGCGACGCGAAGCCGATTCTCTTGCGACTCATCGACCCGCGCGGCCTCCGCATTCTCGACCTGGGCTGTGGAGGTGGCCACAACGGCGCCCTCCTCCGGCGCGCCGGCGCACGCTCGGTAGCCGGAGTCGAACGAGACGCCGACGCGTGCGCAATGGCGCGCGCCAACCTAGACGTCGTCGCGCAGTGCGACCTCGCCGAGTTCGATCCGACAGTCTTCGGCCCGGAGCCGTTCGACGCATTACTGGCAAGCGATGTCCTCGAGCATCTTCATGACCCCGAAATCGTGCTCGAGCGTGCCCTCCGACAGCTCAAACCTGGGGGGCTGGTGGTCGCATCGATTCCGAATGTGGCGCACGTCGTCGTCTTCTTGAATCTCCTGCGGAAGCGGTGGCCACGCCGCGATTCCGGCATATTCGACCGCACTCACGTCCGCTTCTTCGCCAAGCACGACATGATCGCGCTGCTCGAGCAACAAGGTCTTCTCGTCGAACGCGTCGTTCCGTACTACACTCGCTACCGCACGATTCGCCTGGCATGTCTCGTCCTTTCTCTGTATGTCTTCCGAGATTTCTGGGCGCGACAATTCCTGCTGGTGGCCCGAAAGCCCGCGGCCGCTTCCCCATCAGACCCAAGGAGAGACGATTGA
- a CDS encoding enoyl-ACP reductase — translation MSTLLSGKSFLVMGAANPRSIAWAVALAIQRHGGSVALTYQAERLQRRVNALAEELGGAPMIQCDVGDDAAVRRAFDEVATFTPVLNGLVHSIAWAPAHDLQGSFVETTREGFASANDVSSYSLIAVTREARRLMTEGGSVVTMTYAGSQRVVPNYNVMGPAKASLESAVRYLAADLGPSGIRVNAVSAGPIATVAARTIKDFDGMLDLLASHTPLRRNVTAEEVADATVFLLSGLARAVTGEVLHVDSGAHATV, via the coding sequence TTGAGCACACTGCTGTCCGGCAAGAGCTTCCTCGTCATGGGAGCGGCAAACCCCCGCTCCATCGCTTGGGCGGTCGCGCTTGCCATCCAGCGCCATGGCGGCAGCGTCGCGCTCACCTATCAGGCGGAACGCCTTCAGCGACGGGTTAATGCACTTGCAGAGGAACTCGGCGGCGCGCCCATGATCCAATGCGACGTAGGCGACGATGCCGCCGTGCGCAGAGCGTTCGACGAAGTGGCCACATTCACGCCGGTCCTCAACGGTCTCGTCCATAGCATCGCCTGGGCGCCGGCGCATGATCTCCAAGGCAGCTTCGTCGAAACCACTCGCGAGGGATTCGCCAGCGCCAACGACGTCAGCTCATACTCCCTGATTGCCGTCACGAGGGAGGCTCGACGACTGATGACGGAGGGCGGATCCGTGGTCACTATGACGTACGCCGGCTCGCAACGCGTGGTGCCGAACTACAACGTCATGGGGCCGGCCAAGGCCTCACTCGAGAGCGCGGTGCGATACCTCGCTGCAGATCTCGGGCCGAGCGGAATCCGCGTCAACGCTGTCTCCGCCGGCCCTATCGCCACCGTGGCGGCGCGCACCATCAAGGACTTCGACGGCATGCTGGATCTCCTCGCCAGCCACACTCCCCTGCGACGGAACGTGACTGCCGAAGAGGTAGCGGACGCCACGGTCTTCCTCCTCAGCGGTCTCGCCCGCGCGGTAACCGGCGAAGTGCTCCATGTCGATTCCGGAGCTCACGCCACAGTCTAG
- a CDS encoding ABC transporter ATP-binding protein, with protein MNHAPPPLVSARELGFAYDERPVLKRIAFDVAAGGFVGVVGPNGSGKSTLLDLIDGVQRPTSGEVMIRGRSTQEFRRREMAREVALVPQHFALDFALSVREVVEMGAYCRDKGAATQDAASTLSRLGVGHLAERAFSELSGGEKQLVVLAQALMQEAPILLLDEPASALDVSHQLRLFDLLRDLNRDGLTVICVLHDLNLALHYFESLLVLSEGEVAAFGPPNDVLRPEIVEAVYGVRAFLHRHAGRTYLTFSPRRRGRRLGRIHVICGGGTGSGLMRELVDAGWDVSAGVLNALDSDEDTGRELGLPMAVEAPFSAISDEAHAENLSLIAGADTIVVTAVPVSHGNERNISAALHALALGKHVWVADDLVAADFTGATAQLAPAGVRFYHDIAELRAALGQLPTP; from the coding sequence ATGAATCACGCTCCACCACCGCTTGTCTCTGCTCGCGAGCTCGGCTTTGCGTACGACGAGCGCCCCGTGCTCAAGCGCATCGCTTTTGACGTGGCGGCCGGAGGCTTCGTCGGGGTCGTGGGGCCGAACGGCAGCGGTAAGAGCACGCTCCTCGACTTGATTGACGGAGTGCAGCGACCGACGTCAGGCGAGGTCATGATTCGCGGCAGAAGCACGCAGGAGTTCCGCCGGCGTGAGATGGCGCGCGAAGTGGCTCTCGTTCCCCAGCACTTCGCCCTCGACTTCGCACTCTCGGTTCGTGAGGTGGTGGAGATGGGCGCCTATTGTCGCGACAAGGGTGCTGCGACCCAAGACGCGGCGAGCACTCTCTCCAGGCTGGGTGTGGGGCATCTCGCTGAGCGCGCCTTCTCCGAGCTCTCCGGTGGAGAGAAACAACTCGTGGTGCTCGCCCAGGCACTCATGCAGGAGGCGCCGATCCTCCTGCTTGATGAGCCAGCCTCGGCTCTCGACGTGTCGCACCAACTGCGGCTGTTCGACCTTCTCAGAGACTTGAACCGTGACGGTCTTACGGTGATCTGTGTCCTTCATGACCTCAATCTCGCGCTGCACTACTTCGAGAGCCTACTCGTGCTGTCCGAGGGGGAGGTGGCGGCCTTTGGCCCACCGAACGACGTGCTGCGGCCCGAAATTGTGGAGGCGGTCTACGGTGTGCGGGCATTCCTGCATCGCCATGCCGGGCGTACTTACCTTACGTTCTCGCCACGACGCCGCGGTCGTCGCCTCGGTCGAATCCACGTGATCTGCGGCGGCGGTACAGGATCCGGCTTGATGCGCGAACTGGTTGACGCCGGCTGGGACGTCTCGGCCGGCGTCTTGAATGCTCTCGACAGTGATGAAGATACTGGTCGCGAACTTGGCCTGCCGATGGCGGTTGAGGCGCCCTTCTCAGCGATCAGCGACGAAGCTCACGCCGAGAACCTGTCTCTGATCGCGGGTGCGGATACCATCGTCGTCACAGCGGTACCGGTGAGTCATGGCAACGAGCGCAACATCTCTGCAGCGCTCCATGCGTTGGCTTTGGGCAAGCATGTCTGGGTCGCCGACGACTTGGTCGCCGCTGACTTCACGGGTGCGACCGCGCAGCTTGCTCCTGCCGGCGTACGCTTCTATCACGACATCGCCGAGCTCCGTGCTGCTCTCGGGCAACTGCCCACTCCCTAG